The stretch of DNA CACCCCGCCGGTCAATTGAATGAGGCGGTCAGCCAGCGTCGATTTGCCATGATCGATATGGGCGACAATCGAAAAATTGCGAATGTGATCTAATGGTGTGCTCATGCGCGCGATTTAACAGTAAGCTGCAAAAACTCAAAGCGCTATTGCACATTTAATATGGGAAAAGCGGCCTTTGTCGCAGTCGTGACAACAAGTCCCCTTTGCCTTGTCGAAAAAAGGCGATAAATCACCGCTCAATAAGGACACGTCGCATGCGAAACAAAAGCGGCTGCGTTTCCCACTTCCATGCAGGAGACAAGGATGAAGACCGAACCGAACGAAGTCCATAACAAGCCAAAACTGGTCACCGTTTTCGGCGGCTCCGGCTTTGTCGGACGCGCGGTCGTAGCCAGCCTCACCAAGCGCGGCTATCGCGTGCGCGTTGCTGTGCGCAAGCCGGAAGTTGCCTATTATATGGCGCCACTGGGCAATGTCGGACAGATCCAGATGGTGCAGGCCAATATCCGCCATCGCGGCTCTATTGAGCGTGTCGTCAAGGGTTCTGACCATGTGGTCAATCTCGTCGGCATTCTGTCTGAAAGCGGTCGTCAGCGTTTCAACACCGTGCAGGTTCTGGGCGCGAAAAACGTGGCCGAAGCCGCCAAAGCGGCAGGCGTGCCGCTCACACATTTGTCGTCGCTCGCAGCCGATGCGAACTCGCCTTCCGCCTATGCCCGTACGAAGGCCGAGGGGGAAAATGCGGTTCGTTCCGTGCTGCCGGATTCTGTAATTCTGCGTCCGTCAATCATTTTCGGCCATGAAGACCGCTTCTTCAATCGCTTCGCCAATCTGGCCCGGCTGTCTCCGTTCCTGCCGGTAATTGGCGGCGGCGAGACGAAATTGCAGCCGGTCTATGTCGGCGATGTTGCAGAGGCCGTTGCCCGCGCCGTTGACGGCACGCTTGCAAAAGGCGCAACCTATGAACTTGGCGGCCCCGATGTGCAGCCGTTCAAAAACTGGATGCAGGATATGCTGCGCGTGATCGGACGCAAGCGCCTGATCATCTCCATGCCATGGTGGGTGGGGCGCTTGCAG from Brucella sp. BE17 encodes:
- a CDS encoding complex I NDUFA9 subunit family protein codes for the protein MKTEPNEVHNKPKLVTVFGGSGFVGRAVVASLTKRGYRVRVAVRKPEVAYYMAPLGNVGQIQMVQANIRHRGSIERVVKGSDHVVNLVGILSESGRQRFNTVQVLGAKNVAEAAKAAGVPLTHLSSLAADANSPSAYARTKAEGENAVRSVLPDSVILRPSIIFGHEDRFFNRFANLARLSPFLPVIGGGETKLQPVYVGDVAEAVARAVDGTLAKGATYELGGPDVQPFKNWMQDMLRVIGRKRLIISMPWWVGRLQASVLGLLPNPLITTDQVKLLKDDNVVSAAAVKEGRTLQGIGITPEGVDAVLPAYLWRYRVAGQYTKTGFA